The DNA region TGACGGCGCACCTCCTCACGTCAAGAGGGCCCGAACTGGTTGAAACTGGGCACTTCTACTCGTCACTTCTCGCATTGCTGGTTCTAGTCACCGTGGCCCTGTCACGTCTCGTAAAGACGAGGCCCTTCTCCTTCTAGTGGAAGCACATTCCCCTAGTCACGTCGAACTCAATAAACCCGCTTTTTGGCATTTCGTGCCAAAGAAGTCTCACATGGGAGTCTCCTACCTCAGCCAGCACTTCGTATTTGCCGGCTTTGTACCAGATAGCCAGGATTTTTCCCCTATACGAAGATCCCGGCTTGACGTCCCACGGCCTGAAGTACAAGCTACCGCAAGTGGCGCCTAGCCTATTCACATAGCCCAGAAACTGGGCCACTTGTGGTGTCGGCGGGTTTTCAAACACCTCCGCGGCCCTCCCCTCGGCTGCGACTTTGCCCTCCATAAGCACAACCAACCTATCCGCTGTGAATGTAGCTTCTTCAAAATCGTGTGTGACGTAGACTACAGTTCTGCCCCGCGACGCCTCGTAAATGTAAGGCAAAACCTCGCCTCTCAGCGGTGGGTCAAGCGCTGTGAGCGGCTCGTCAAATAGCAAAACAGGTGGATCTAAGATCAAGGCTCTTGCCAGCGAAACTCTCTGTTGCTGGCCTCTGCTGAGCTGGGCGGGGTATCTGGCCGATAGGTGCAAAATTCCAAGCCGCTGTAGGACTTCCCGCGCCCGTTGAACTGCCTCGCTTTTGGCAACGCCCTTGGAGAGGAGGGGCTCTACTATGTTTTCCAAGACGGTAAGTGATGGAAAGAGGGCTGGGCTTTGGAATACCACCGCTACGCCCCGTTTCCAGGGCTCTTCGTATGTTACATCTCTCCCGTCTATATACACGCGCCCGCGGTCGGGGGTCATGAGGCCGGCGACGATACGCAAAAGCGTTGACTTACCCGATCCTGAGGGCCCCACTACGGCGATTCTCTCGCCTTTCCTTATTGCCAGGTCAACAGGGCCGAGGATAAAACTACTCTGTTTTTTCCAGACTCCCCTCAGCTCTATCGACATCTATTTTTTAAGCGCCTTGACTTTCAGTATGCCAGGTGCTGTAATAGACTCCTTAACCTCGTATCCCAGCTCATCTAGAAAGCAATGTACAGCCTTAGCCGTAGCCTCAACGCTCTCAGTACTGTATCCTACGCCGAGCGTCTCCATGACGAACTCCTTGCTGTCTGTTTTCACCTCAAACCGCTTCGCAGGGACTATTTTAGATATGTAGGGAACAAGCGACGCCGCAGCCTCGATGGAGCCGAATACTGCCTTAACATAGCTTGCCAGCATCTTGCCCGCCTCGCACCATGCCCTATGCACCACTTCGGGATTTGCCTTGTACATATCCGCTATTAATTTGTCCAGCAACCTCCCTGGGATAGGTACAGACTCCAGCTCTATCATTACGCGGAAAAACAGCGCCACTTCCCTAATCTGCTGGAGCGTGTAGCCTTGTTCAATGAGATCGAGTCCAAGAGAGAGTATCTGGTTAGCGAGGGCATACTGCGTCATGCCTTGTCCCTCGGCAATTCTGGCAAGTCTTTCTGCAACATCTCTAGATACAGCGATATTAACTCTGTCTTTTTTCACACTCATACACATTTATAGACATTCTCAATTTAAAAATATATACCAAAGAAAATTTAGCGCCAACAGGAACGCATGGCCATGAGATTTAGTACTATATGCGGACGCGGAGCGGCGGAGCACGTGATTTAGCCAAATAAAATACCAACGCACGGCACCTCACGATTTAACATATGAAAGAGTTTGCAGATATTGAGCCGCATGTAGTTGGCAAACTGCAGTAGCCCTTGATCCCGCACATGCGTTTGTTACAGTATTTGTCGTTGTAGTTTTTGTATTGACATGCGAAGCTTTCTACCTCTTATCTTCAAGACTAGAAAAAGAATTGGGGAAGTTACGTGACTTGTCATCGCCTTCGGTAGGGAGATAGCTAATATAGACGCGCACAATACGTGGAATACTAGGAGAGTAGAGGCGAGATTTATTTCTCTGGGGTATGTAAGGGCCATCTCTACCAGGTACTGCCGAGGCGCCACGAGGCCTTGGAAGACGCCAGAAATGGCGCATGACAGTGTCAATAACGACACAAAAAGGTACCCCTTATCGCGTTCTTTTCTTGTGGCTATTAAAAAACTTAAAAATACAAAAGCGGTGATGCCCACGGCAGTGCCAATTTTTGGCAAAAGCGGATCAACGTTCTTAACAAAGATAAATAAATGTCCAAATAGCGATGTAATTATCGAGATGTGAAACATGATTGAGGCAAAGCGTAGTGAGGGGTTTAGAATAGACCCGAAAATAAAGAAACGGTACACATCTTGTGGAGACACCGCCATTTTTGCCTCTGCAACGGCTTTAGAGACTTGGTAGAGAGAGGCGGCCAGAGAGACTGCTAGTATAGAGACGAAAATCGCCAACACAGCATTTCCTATGCCATGTTTTTATACTATACCTATGTAGATTTTACATTTCACGAAGTATTAAAAACTCGGAGGCTGGCCTACGTCATGGTCGCTTTTTATCCACATTTTGTAAGCGCCTCTTGTACAAGATGTGGCAACTGCGTGGAAATCTGCCCCTCGTACATGGCGACAGGTGAGATAAAGAATTCGCCTATGGGCAGGCTTGAGCTAATAAGACGTGGCGCCGCTCCCGAGGAATTATTCACAAGTTTTTCAAAATGTACAATGTGCAAGAGGTGCGCATACCGTTGCCCTTTGGGACTTGACGTAGCTGAGGTGACGCGGATAGTGCGTGAGAGCTTGGCGAGAATAGGATACGCCCAGCCCTACGTACAGAAAGTCGTGGGGAACTTCCTAAAAACTGGTAATAACATAGGGATGACGCCTAAAGTGGTAGAAATGGCCATTAGAGTAGCGGTGAGAAGAGCCGAGAAGGAAAAGGGCGATGCGCCTCGGGTTTTCCTACACATGGACGGCGCTTATAGAGAGGCAGTCTCGGGCGCTGAGGAAGCGCCGCGGCGGAAGTACGCTCTGCTCTTCCCCTCGTCGTCGGACATTTTCGAATTTGACGCGGCCCTGAGGGGGTACATATATGTACTGCACAGGTTGGGCTTCGACGTTGTTATTAGTTTAAAGGTGCCGGACACCGCAAACTACGGCTACTACCTCTCTACTGAGAGCATGTACAAAATTGCCGAAATGTACCTTGCGGAGATCCGGAAGGTGTCGCCGGCCTTGGTGGTTTTCGGCGAATGTGGCCACGGGTGGCACGTATTCGTAAGCATAGTAGCTCCTAAGACGTCTACGCCCTCCTTCCACATACACCAACTTACCTACAGGGCGTACACCCGCGGCGTGTTGAGGCTAGAAAAGGTGGACGTAGAACGTCCCGTGGTATATATGGATCCATGCAACTACTCACGCGGCGCATTGCCTATTGTGAAAGAGCCAAGGGCTTTGCTAAAAGCGATAGTGGGGGACTTCGCCGAGGTGTGGATCGAGCCAAGAGACTCAATTTGCTGTCTCGGCGGAGGGGGACTTATCGCGCCTGAAATGTTAAACACCGCTGTGAAGTATTGGCAAAAACTCAGGAAGAGGCTAAGCCTAGGTGCAAAAACTGTTGTCAGGCCTTGTGCTACGTGTAAGGCGCAGTTAAAAAGAGTGTTCAACGCCATGGGCCTCGATGCCAATGTTACGGGGGTTATAGAACTTGTATACAAGGCAGTTAGGTAGAGCTTAACACTTGCGATAAACAGCCCGTGGGCGGCTCAGCTCCTGCCAGTATGCAAATTACGTCATAGCGTCCGCCAAACAAAGCTAGGATAGTACGCCGGTCAATGGCCATATCGGACTCTACTACAGAAATAGGCGGACAAGTCCCGTATTGAAGCCAAAACTCCCTGACGTATTTGACAATTTTCGCAACGTCATCTGTGAATTTTATGCCATTTGCCTCGGCTAAGGCTCTGGCCAGCTCTATACTCCATTCCTCCGCTTTTTTAGGTACGCAGTTAACCAGCTCTATTCTTTTTCCGTGTATCACCACGGCGCTGGGACACTTCATGAAGTTAAATTATATTTTGATATTTAGAGCGTTATTGTGTATTTTCTGCACTAAGTTTATAATACATATAATTACATAAAAATTTGAAAAATTTATTAAAAATTTAATTAAAAAAATTATGAAATTAACTTGGTGCAAATCGAAATCTTCGTGTCAAGGTTTATTGTGGAGGTTGAAGGCTGTACGTCTCGCCGGTTTTGAAATATATTTTCCCCCGCACAGCGGTGGCTTCGACTTGGCCAAACGCCTTAAATTTTTCAAAAGGCGTGAATTTACAACTACCTGCGAAGTCGCTACCCCGTATTTCGAATTCCTCAAGTCTCACGACGGTGAATAGACCCCTAGCCACGTCGACGTCAACTCCGAGGAGGCGGGATGGTCTAAAAGAGTACAGCCTAACTACGTCGTCTAGCGACACAACTCCCCGCTTCCAGAGACTCAGCAGAAGACTCAGCGCAATGTCTATGCTACAGATGCCCGGTGGCGGGTTTCCAGATCGTTTTTCTTCCAGCGTGTGCGGGGCGTGGTCTGTGGCGTATATATCAATTAGCCCCGACGCCAAGGCGGCGAGGAGTCTCTTTCTAATTTCAGGAGTCCTTAGCCTAGGGTTTACTAGACACAGCGCGGGGTCTTTGCAGTTGTCCACATCTAGCAAGAGGTGGTGCGGAGTCGCGTCAACAGAGGCCCACCCTCTGGTAGCTTCTGCGGTGTACGGCAGAGTTATGTGTGTCAGGTGTACTCTCGCCCCGGTTCTATGAACTATCTGGCGGACTTTCTCAACACACGCCACCTCGGCGTCAGGCGGCCTTTCGCCGTTTCTGAAATACGCGGGATCCT from Pyrobaculum arsenaticum DSM 13514 includes:
- a CDS encoding ABC transporter ATP-binding protein, giving the protein MSIELRGVWKKQSSFILGPVDLAIRKGERIAVVGPSGSGKSTLLRIVAGLMTPDRGRVYIDGRDVTYEEPWKRGVAVVFQSPALFPSLTVLENIVEPLLSKGVAKSEAVQRAREVLQRLGILHLSARYPAQLSRGQQQRVSLARALILDPPVLLFDEPLTALDPPLRGEVLPYIYEASRGRTVVYVTHDFEEATFTADRLVVLMEGKVAAEGRAAEVFENPPTPQVAQFLGYVNRLGATCGSLYFRPWDVKPGSSYRGKILAIWYKAGKYEVLAEVGDSHVRLLWHEMPKSGFIEFDVTRGMCFH
- a CDS encoding (Fe-S)-binding protein translates to MVAFYPHFVSASCTRCGNCVEICPSYMATGEIKNSPMGRLELIRRGAAPEELFTSFSKCTMCKRCAYRCPLGLDVAEVTRIVRESLARIGYAQPYVQKVVGNFLKTGNNIGMTPKVVEMAIRVAVRRAEKEKGDAPRVFLHMDGAYREAVSGAEEAPRRKYALLFPSSSDIFEFDAALRGYIYVLHRLGFDVVISLKVPDTANYGYYLSTESMYKIAEMYLAEIRKVSPALVVFGECGHGWHVFVSIVAPKTSTPSFHIHQLTYRAYTRGVLRLEKVDVERPVVYMDPCNYSRGALPIVKEPRALLKAIVGDFAEVWIEPRDSICCLGGGGLIAPEMLNTAVKYWQKLRKRLSLGAKTVVRPCATCKAQLKRVFNAMGLDANVTGVIELVYKAVR
- a CDS encoding TusE/DsrC/DsvC family sulfur relay protein → MKCPSAVVIHGKRIELVNCVPKKAEEWSIELARALAEANGIKFTDDVAKIVKYVREFWLQYGTCPPISVVESDMAIDRRTILALFGGRYDVICILAGAEPPTGCLSQVLSST
- a CDS encoding amidohydrolase family protein, with the translated sequence MDCIRLEGRAYIGGRFVRVKIGGGDCRLVQLSNRYLILPGMVDLHVHFRDWGLSHKETLEGGARAALAGGVVAVADMPNTSPHIRTAELYRKRVEQGSGLPILYKLHMGVPEKVAELDQARPRSVKIYPEDVARFGWQHVEKLAERCATLRCVLVFHCEDPAYFRNGERPPDAEVACVEKVRQIVHRTGARVHLTHITLPYTAEATRGWASVDATPHHLLLDVDNCKDPALCLVNPRLRTPEIRKRLLAALASGLIDIYATDHAPHTLEEKRSGNPPPGICSIDIALSLLLSLWKRGVVSLDDVVRLYSFRPSRLLGVDVDVARGLFTVVRLEEFEIRGSDFAGSCKFTPFEKFKAFGQVEATAVRGKIYFKTGETYSLQPPQ